CGTAATATTACTAGGTTTCAGGGTAGCTTACGCCGCACTGGCGGATGAACCTAACAGGTTCGTTCCACCACCGCACGCTGGACGGCGCGGTGGGGGCACGGTTCATGAGGGTCGTCCGCGACTACCCTTCAAGAGCCCTAGCGGCCGCGGCGGTAGGGCGGGTACATTCTAGTCCCCCGTATCGCCGAAGTGGATGAGGACGAGGTTGAGGTCCTCGATGCCCACCGTGCCGGAGCCGTCAACGTCCGCCCCGGGGGTCGAGAGGCCGAAGGCGGCGAGCAGCAGCGCGAGGTCCGTGATATCCACCACGTTGTCTCCGCTCACGTCTCCCGGGACCAGCGTGAAGCTCAGGCCCTGCAGATTGGGGATCGCGGCGTGGGCCGAGACTCGGCGGAGCCAACCGGGCGCCTTCACCGCCAGGTCCCACGTGCCGCGCGGAAGCTCGTCCGGCAGCCGGAACACGCCAGCGGCATCGAGCGTCACCGCATACGTTGCCACCAACGGGCCGCCGTCCGGCTCGCGAAGCTGCATTTCCACGCCGAGTCCGGCCCGCGAGCCCACGTACTCCGGCATCAGCACGGCGGCGTATCCGTTCGACACACCCGCAGCGTAGGCGACAGAAGCTATGCCTGCCGTAGCACACACACGCAGGTACTCAGCCGTCAGCTTGTCCCAGGTGTCCGTGGTCTTGTGGTAGTAGGGGTTCGAGTCGCCGAAGTCGTGCTCGATCAGCAAACACTCGGGGACGTTGTTCTGATAGAAGGGATAGTTGTCACTTACACCGTACGGGTAGGTGTATCGAACGACGGGAGTGCCGGGATTGAGGTATAGGCTTATGGCTCGAACCAAGTCCGCGATGGGGGAGGGGCTCGTGCAGGAAACCACCCATAGCGAGGGGTTGGCCACCGGCGCATACCCTATCATGTCCAGGTTGATCGCGCCTGCCCACTGCCTTCCCCCCGGGTTCTGGACGTAGTACCTGCTCCCATACAGCCCCTGCTCCTCACCCGAGAACGTCACGAACTCGATGGTGTAGTCCGTCGGATAGTCCTTTAGCAAGAGGGCCGCCTCCAACACCGCTGCAACGCCGCTTGCGTTATCATCTGCACCAGGAGCGAGGCTCCACGGATTGTTCGAGGTGGAGTCGTAGTGAGCGCAGATCACATAGATGGTCTCGGGGTACAAGACACCCACCTTACGTGCGATCACGTTGTCCGAGCACGGATACCCCTGATAGGTACCCCAATCCTGCAAGACGGTCGGATACCCTAGCACTTGGAACTGATTTTTCAGCCAGTTCTGAGCGGCTACGGAGCCCGCCGTGGGGGAGAAACGAGTAGCGATAGACGACGTGGCTCCACTCAGGTATTTGACCGTGTCCATCAACCGAGTTGCGGACACGTCCCCTCCGATGTCAGTCAGGGGGTCAGCGTAGGCAGTGTGGAGTGATAGTGCAAGAACGAGCACGCTCAGCGTTCTCATGACAGCCGACCTTTCAGAGACAGACGCTCCCGCTGCTCGGCGGGAGCGCAGCATCACAGGGTGATTACAGGTCTCCCACCTCACCGAAGTGACTGAGGACGAGCGTGAGGTCCGCAAGGTCGACTGTCCCGCTGCCGTCGATGTCGGTGTGCGCGGTGCCGGCGTCGCCGAAGACGGTGAGTATGGCGTTCAGGTCGCTCATGTCCACGGAGTTGCTGTCGTTCGCATCGCCTGGGACCAGGGTGAAGCTGATGCCTGCTGCGTTCGGGATGGAGACCGAGCCCTTGACGTCTCTCAACCAACCCGGAGCCTTAACCGCAAAGTCCCACGTGCCGGCGGGCACCGCGTCCGGGATGCGGAAAACACCGGCCGAGTCGAGCTGCACATAGTAGGTCTCGAGTGGAGTGGTGCTACCCGGATTGCGGCGCTGGACCTCAACGGTCACGTTAGCTCGGTTACCGGAGTACTCCGACATCAGCACCGCGGCATCACCGTTGTAAACGATCGCCTTGCGCACCAAGCCGGCGATTCCCATGCGGGCGCCTACCTCCAGAAAGCTGGGAGTGATTTTGTCCCAGGTGTCGCTCGTGGAGTGATAGTACGGGTTGGACCCTCCCCAGATCATGGAAGGAGTTCCCTCGATGATCAGGGCCTCTGGAACGCCCTTCTGGTAGAAGGGGTAATTGTCGCTTGCCCCAGACGCGTACGTAAACCTCGAGATCGCCCGACCGGGGTTGACCTCCACTCCGACATCGCGCAGCCAGTTGGCGAACTGAGAGTTCGTCGTCGCCCCGACGTACATCGGAGTGCCCGGAGTTGTCTCGTATCCTGTCATGTCGAGGATGATCGCGCCCTTCCAGAATCTGCCGGCCGGGTTGTTGCAGTAATACGTGCTTCCCAACAGGCCCTGCTCCTCTCCACAAAAGGCGATGAACTCGATGGAGTATTCGCTGGGATAATCTTTGAGCAGGATCGCAGCTTCCAGCACG
This window of the Fimbriimonadia bacterium genome carries:
- a CDS encoding M28 family peptidase, which produces MRLLAFACALGVVAAYAAPEDDILAGISTTRMMDHIKYLSGATSNIKSRYSPDADTVIAQNWLAAQFQALGYTVFVQDWGKWNGYNCADNVIARKVGTKYPGEYYVIGGHYDSTSQSPWSNAPGADDNATGTVSVLEAAILLKDYPSEYSIEFIAFCGEEQGLLGSTYYCNNPAGRFWKGAIILDMTGYETTPGTPMYVGATTNSQFANWLRDVGVEVNPGRAISRFTYASGASDNYPFYQKGVPEALIIEGTPSMIWGGSNPYYHSTSDTWDKITPSFLEVGARMGIAGLVRKAIVYNGDAAVLMSEYSGNRANVTVEVQRRNPGSTTPLETYYVQLDSAGVFRIPDAVPAGTWDFAVKAPGWLRDVKGSVSIPNAAGISFTLVPGDANDSNSVDMSDLNAILTVFGDAGTAHTDIDGSGTVDLADLTLVLSHFGEVGDL
- a CDS encoding M20/M25/M40 family metallo-hydrolase, with the translated sequence MRTLSVLVLALSLHTAYADPLTDIGGDVSATRLMDTVKYLSGATSSIATRFSPTAGSVAAQNWLKNQFQVLGYPTVLQDWGTYQGYPCSDNVIARKVGVLYPETIYVICAHYDSTSNNPWSLAPGADDNASGVAAVLEAALLLKDYPTDYTIEFVTFSGEEQGLYGSRYYVQNPGGRQWAGAINLDMIGYAPVANPSLWVVSCTSPSPIADLVRAISLYLNPGTPVVRYTYPYGVSDNYPFYQNNVPECLLIEHDFGDSNPYYHKTTDTWDKLTAEYLRVCATAGIASVAYAAGVSNGYAAVLMPEYVGSRAGLGVEMQLREPDGGPLVATYAVTLDAAGVFRLPDELPRGTWDLAVKAPGWLRRVSAHAAIPNLQGLSFTLVPGDVSGDNVVDITDLALLLAAFGLSTPGADVDGSGTVGIEDLNLVLIHFGDTGD